In a single window of the Entelurus aequoreus isolate RoL-2023_Sb linkage group LG16, RoL_Eaeq_v1.1, whole genome shotgun sequence genome:
- the rps8a gene encoding small ribosomal subunit protein eS8 produces MGISRDNWHKRRKTGGKRKPYHKKRKYELGRPPANTKIGARRIHTVRVRGGNKKYRALRLDVGNFSWGSECCTRKTRIIDVVYNASNNELVRTKTLVKNCIILIDSLPFRQWFEAHYATPLGRKKGTKLTPEEEEVLNKKRSKKSQKKYEERKKTAKISTLLEEQFLQGKLLACIASRPGQCGRADGYILEGKELEFYLRKIKAKKGK; encoded by the exons ATGG GTATTTCAAGGGACAACTGGCATAAGCGCCGCAAGACTGGCGGTAAACGCAAACCCTACCACAAGAAGAGGAAGTATGAGCTCGGGCGGCCTCCAGCAAACACAAAG ATCGGAGCTCGTCGTATCCACACCGTGAGAGTCCGCGGTGGAAACAAGAAGTACCGCGCTCTGAGGCTAGATGTTGGTAACTTCTCATGGGGTTCTGAAT GCTGCACACGGAAGACCAGGATCATTGATGTGGTCTACAACGCCTCCAATAACGAGCTGGTCAGAACCAAGACCTTGGTGAAGAACTGTATTATTTTGATCGACAGCCTTCCCTTCAGACAGTGGTTTGAGGCTCACTACGCCACTCCTCTGGGACGCAAAAAAGGAACCAAACTG ACTCCTGAGGAGGAAGAGGTCCTGAACAAGAAGAGGTCCAAGAAGTCCCAGAAGAAGTATGAGGAGCGCAAAAAGACAGCCAAGATCAGCACTCTTTTGGAGGAGCAGTTCCTGCAGGGAAAACTTCTCG CTTGCATCGCCTCCAGACCAGGACAATGCGGCAGAGCAGACGGCTACATCCTGGAGGGCAAAGAACTTGAGTTCTACCTAAGGAAGATCAAGGCCAAGAAAGGCAAATAG